The Bradysia coprophila strain Holo2 chromosome IV unlocalized genomic scaffold, BU_Bcop_v1 contig_81, whole genome shotgun sequence genome has a window encoding:
- the LOC119072334 gene encoding 5'-nucleotidase domain-containing protein 1 has translation MFVRQITLPVSRTKSLNKIVRNIFISVPCNTPKSSNLHSTKIPSNLAIKNQVNYSRFSATTIMTGTDLFRISDYDYVGFDLDNTLLQYKVSAMVELEYKTLSNFMVNTKGYSEKHLIQPLDVDFLQKGLIVDIHRGNLLKISCDGYILKATHGTKFMTDNEICDVYGPERMWDVTTEFTRNILVSWIGQYADTIRTLADYFDMPSSLVFARAVDAADEKAGQKLDSYKIWPDVLDGLIHMYTREHFESGVSDYFNELRAHPELYIHRTKPDVIKFLKKLKEEKTTFLITGSNIDLANLTAAYCLGEDWRELFDIVVCFAKKPGFFNGSRPFVKIDGVKETAPVDPNDLELNRVYSQGNWVDLDFALSKKRSIKNPKMLYFGDNIIQDVYAPTKYTTYDSVAIVEELLAEGMKDVSETHSDKKLLTSSLWGPYFGTSIHPTIWSEIIREHSKICIPNVDAIAKNPIDFAYKSFTGERSCRHGFYPNEPEHWSD, from the exons ATGTTCGTTAGACAAATCACACTGCCTGTTAGTCgtacaaaatcattgaataaAATCGTTCGGAATATTTTCATATCAGTGCCGTGCAACACGCCAAAAAGTTCAAATTTACACTCAACTAAAATACCTAGCAATTTAGCGATTAAAAATCAAGTGAATTACTCACGGTTCTCAGCCACAACCATAATGACAGGAACAGATCTGTTTAGAATTAGCGATTACGACTACGTGGGATTCGATCTGGACAATACATTGCTGCAGTACAAG GTATCAGCAATGGTCGAATTGGAGTACAAaacattgtcaaatttcatggTAAATACCAAAGGATATTCAGAGAAACACCTGATACAACCGTTAGACGTTGATTTCCTGCAAAAAGGTCTCATCGTTGACATTCATCGCGGCAATCTACTTAAAATATCGTGTGACGGCTACATTTTGAAAGCGACTCATGGCACAAAATTCATGACCGACAATGAAATATGCGACGTATATGGACCGGAACGCATGTGGGATGTTACAACCGAATTCACTCGCAATATATTGGTGTCATGGATCGGACAGTATGCGGATACAATTCGCACCTTAGCTGACTACTTTGATATGCCCAGTTCGTTGGTATTTGCACGAGCTGTCGATGCGGCCGATGAGAAAGCCGGACAGAAATTagattcatacaaaatatggCCGGATGTTTTGGATGGCCTGATTCACATGTACACAAGGGAGCATTTTGAGTCCGGTGTTAGTGACTATTTTAATGAACTGCGTGCCCATCCAGAGTTGTACATTCATCGAACGAAACCGGATGTTATCAAGTTTCTCAAGAAATTGAAGGAGGAGAAAACCACGTTCCTAATTACCGGATCGAATATCGATTTGGCCAATCTGACCGCTGCATATTGTTTGGGCGAAGATTGGCGAGAACTGTTCGACATTGTTGTGTGCTTCGCCAAGAAACCGGGATTTTTTAATGGCTCGCGACCGTTCGTTAAAATTGACGGCGTCAAAGAAACCGCACCCGTGGATCCGAACGACTTGGAATTGAATCGAGTGTACAGTCAAGGAAATTGGGTCGACTTAGACTTTGCACTGTCGAAGAAACGTTCAATTAAAAATCCCAAAATGCTCTACTTCGGCGACAATATCATCCAAGATGTCTACGCACCAACCAAGTACACCACCTACGATTCGGTTGCGATTGTTGAAGAGCTACTCGCTGAGGGCATGAAAGATGTGTCGGAAACACACTCAGACAAAAAACTGCTGACGTCGTCGTTGTGGGGTCCGTATTTCGGTACGTCGATTCATCCGACTATTTGGTCAGAAATAATCAGAGAGCACAGTAAAATCTGTATACCGAACGTGGATGCGATAGCAAAAAATCCGATCGATTTTGCGTACAAAAGTTTCACCGGCGAACGGTCGTGTCGTCACGGATTTTATCCAAATGAGCCAGAACATTGGTCGGATTGA
- the LOC119072336 gene encoding suppressor protein SRP40-like, translating to MSQVRVYTLDRFGQHVLDPRIFRMDGHGRVVEIPSAASISSRPSTGGWLIETLPTPSMDSADSFSVRSGPSARILAADTLPTATMDSSDFSDFIVRSYDSILSPPSSAPLEWPISPISTGSSRSANSPGPSSSSHAGALASTKHRLSSESDSESDTESEHDATIKRRREDSDSNSDDCYPPYMVRPRRPRTTSWGTQPRKWRKVTIFPQ from the exons atgaGTCAAGTACGCGTATACACTTTGGATCGTTTCGGGCAACATGTCCTGGATCCACGTATATTTAGAATGGATGGTCATGGGCGAGTTGTCGAGATTCCATCGGCTGCGTCGATATCATCAAGACCATCAACCGGAGGATGGTTAATCGAAACATTGCCGACGCCAAGTATGGATTCAGCAGACTCATTCAGTGTAC GTTCAGGACCATCAGCCAGAATATTGGCAGCCGACACATTGCCGACAGCAACTATGGATTCATCAGACTTCTCAGACTTCATTGTACGTTCATATGATTCTATACTATCACCGCCATCATCGGCACCGTTGGAATGGCCGATATCACCAATTTCCACTGGGTCATCAAGGTCAGCAAACTCTCCCGGACCATCATCATCTTCACATGCCGGAGCATTAGCATCAACCAAACATAGATTATCCAGTGAGTCTGATAGTGAATCTGATACTGAGTCTGAACATGACGCAACAATAAAAAGAAGGCGAGAGGATTCGGACTCTAACTCTGACGATTGTTATCCACCATATATGGTACGTCCACGTCGACCAAGAACAACGTCATGGGGAACACAGCCAAGAAAATGGAGAAAAGTTACCATTTTTccacaatga